CGCTCAAGGGCTTTTGCGGTATCGATGCTTTTATCGTACAGCACAGAGTCAACAACATCTCGGATGGTCGACGAGATCTCCAGATGCGAGCCTTTCCATGCCGCAGCAATGATTTTACCAATGAGTAGCTTCTCCATCTCGGCCACAGCCTCGTCTGACGGTATTTCCTCCTTGGGAGTTTTTGTATCCTTGGAATCTTTGGAATCATCCTTTCCGTCGTCTTTCTTATCTGCTGAATCCGACGTCTCTTCGCCAGCTTCTTCGCTCTTTTGCATTTGCTCCCGCTTCTCAGTCATTTTCGCCAGCTCTTGCATCGTGCTTTGCGCTTCAAGAGCACTACTGATAGTTCTAAATGTATCCTTGATGATTCCTCCCTTCTCCCTAAGAGATCCCATCCAACCACCAAGCCCCAAAAACGTCCTGTGCGATTTCATAAATATGTTGGCCTTTGCAATGTATATAGACCCTATCGTGTGGAGAATTTCCAAGCCAAAGGACTCCATTTTGAGGTTCTCGGCTTCCAACTGGAACTTGCTCTTGAACGAGCGAATTATATCGTCCGACttgtctgtttctgtgtACAAAGAGAGCTTAGCAGTGAGCTTCTTCACTAGTTCCTTCTTGATCTCTTCCTTGCGTTGCCTgctctcctcgtccaacTTGTCCTgctcctctttcttcactctttcttgttctttcttcatcatcttgagcttttgtTCCTCGCTCAGGTCTGCGTATTTCCCGTCTTCTAGTTTTAGACTACCACTAGGAGCTGCATTCTGACGagcctcctcctcagccTCCAGTTCATACTGTTTCGATAAATTTTTGAACAACGTGAGCTCTCCAATGTAGTCCAAAAATGCCTCGCCACCAAAAATTTGGTCGAAGAATTGCTCGGGATCAGCCATTTCGCTGCTCTCGCGCACCTCACTGAGTCCATGCTGGTCGTATTTAGCACGCAACTGCTTATCACTTAAGATTTGGTACGCCTCGCTGACTTTTTTGAAtatttctgctgcttcctCGTTGCCGTGATTCTTGTCCGGGTGATATTTTATTGCCAATTTCCGATAGCTTTTCTTGATCTCCAGATCAGTGGCTGTCGGAGTCACCTCCAAGAGATCATAATAAGTAGTGTCAACAACCATGGAATTGAGGTAAATaggaaatatttttttctatgTTTTTGTATGCCAGCCCTAAAACAaacatccgtgcaccagCTATATAGCTACTTACAGACCGGCTCTTCTGCGCTTTTGAGCCTCGTTGCACTTGGCCCCGCTCTGGATGTCTTCGGCTACTAATTGATCGGCAGCAACGCGCTTCGGAATATACTCTATGCATTTTTGGGCCAGGTCGCCCGATCCTTCAACTCTAACCACCCCGTTTTCATCCCCGATTATATAATCACCAGGGTTTATAGTTTCCTGATAAGGCTCCGGATGAGAATCCAAGGTGATTTTGAGAGGCACGTTGATTCCGGCAAGTTTAACCACGGGGGCGTGTGCTGCGGTGCCCAAACCATAAGCAAAGACATTCCTCTGCAGGTCTTGGTGCTCCTTCAAATCCCTGATCCGACCAAAAACTACGGTACCCGGGCTCTTCAGATAGTTGGCACGCGTAGACATGAGGCCACCGTAAAGGGcgttgttgatcttgaCGTAAGGAGCgtcaagcttctggagctcaGGAGTCAATCCAATCACCAAGACTGCGTCCTCAGGCAAATTATCGATATATCCGCCTTTAATTTCCTCGTAATTTGGGTCGTTCCTCGCAGCAAAAAGAACAGTGTAAGCCTTACCTGCCATTGTGGTTCCGTTAGTGCTGAATCTAGTCAAATTAGGAAAGAAACCACCGTTAGAGACACCAAACTTAAGAAGAGCATCGGAAACGTCACAGGTGGAATATTGAGAAAAGAACTTGAGCATGTTGGTGATGGAAAAGATCACTTCGGCTGATTGGAAAAACCTGGGGAAGCAACGACGCGTCGAACGAGCAAATTTTGACGTCGATCGGCCCGCGGAATGGCTTTCCCAATGAAGAAGGCTGACGCTAAAAATTCCAGAGGGACAGCATTGTTCGAACAATAAAGAAAACGGTAgcaaattttttttcactggCAGTGCTGGTTCGAGACTTCCGAGGGCACTACAGGACTCGGGTTTGGCGCTATATAAAGCAAGTATGGCGCCTTTGTGGAGTCTTTTCAGAATCAACTCAAATGTCTTCCGCAACTGCCAACGTTTTGGCCACTATAGGCACCATTCTATGGTGTGTGCAAATGATACCCCAAATTATTCACAATTATAAACGCAAAGACACTGAGGGACTCAATCAGTGGATGGTTTTGCTTTGGTGTCTGTGCGCCCCATTTTTCGCCATCTACTTTGTTTCGGAAAACAGCACAATCCCCATCCAACTGCAACCTCATTTGTTTGGCTTCTTTTGCCTCATCGTTTACTTACAAGTGCTCTACTACCCTCCAGTGAGCAGGCCAAAGAAAGACATTATTTTGCGCGGCGGTCTATTTGTGTTTTTCTGGGTTGTGCTCGAGGTGGGTTTCATCATCCCCCTACGCATGGAATACTCCAAAGGAGTGAAATGGCCGCTGCTAATTTTTGGAATCATCGGCTCCGTGCTTTTAGCTGTCGGATTGTTGCCACCATATTACGAGCTTTCAAAGCGTCAGGGACGAGTTGTTGGAATAAACTTCATTTTCCTGGCTACCGACCTCAGCGGAGCAGTGTTTTCCCTCGCCTCGTTGGCAATCGGAGACATTGATGTTATGGGCTGTATATTATATTCGATTTGCGCGTGTTTGGAAGTTGGGATTTTCATGAGTCACGCGATATGGTGGCTCAGATTCGGTCGCAGAAGAAAGCCGGTGGACGGTGACCTTACGCAGGTGTGTACcgaggaagaaaaggaTTTCGACGCGATGGAAATTCCGGAATCCTTGGTTTAGCTAATGGGTTTACGCATAGAGTGCATAGTATCATAGTGATGTAATTCTAATGACGTCTACACCGAATAAATAACTGCCAAATATAAATAGAGTTGTTCTAGCAGGCGTCGCGTTGCTTGACGATGTAGTCGACGGCCTGGCCAATCGTCTTGATCGAGTCCTGGTCTTGGTCTGCAATATGGATGCTAAATTCGTACTCGATTTCCATCATTATCTCCACCGAATCGAGCGAATCGAGTCCCAAGTCTTTGGAGAACGATGTCTTTTCTGTGAGAGGAGTGCCtggcttgatcttgttgtaGCATTCGAGCATCTCCGTGATTCTCTCCATCACTATTTCTCTGGTTAATGTGGGGGCAGAGCTGTAGAATCGCAGGCCTGACACAGGCAACATGTGCGTCGTCGGCTTCACGACACCCTGGCGAGCTGCCATGGCCAAAGCTCGACAGCCAAAACGGGATGCTGGGAACATTTTATTTTATAAGTATCAAATCTCCACAGCTACTCCAACTTTTTGAACCAAGGTGAAAGGCAGGGTAACGACGGTTGATAAAGTGgtttttttatttttcattttttgTTCGCTCGCCATGCTCAGACTGTTTTCCGGATCCCTGCTCAAACCGGGCCGGTTCTTCTCTCCTTTTAAAAGCGCAACGCCATCAATCATGTCGCGCATATCACCACTTCCCACCGCATTCTCGCAGCAAAGATTCGTCACCATCAACCAAATCAATAGAGGACAGGAGTTTATtaccaagaagaagagaggTTCCAAGGCCCCCGATCTTCAAAGAAACCCAATAAAAAAGGGCGTCATCTTGAGAGTCATGATTCTCAAGCCAAAGAAACCAAACTCGGCCCAGAGAAAGGCTGCGAGAGTTAGACTTACCAACGGAAGAGTCGTGTCGGCATATATTCCAGGTATTGGACACAATGCCCAGGAACACTCGGTGGTGTATGTGCGAGGCGGTAGAGTGCAGGATTTGCCTGGTGTTAAATATCACTTGATCCGTGGAGCCATGGACTTGGCTGGTGTTGCCAATAGAAAGACGGCCAGATCCAAATACGGAGTGAAAAAGCCCTCGAAAGAATGATGTACATAGAACCATTAACTGATTAATTACCTGGTATTTCTAATTTctttctcgagctcgtccaagCACTCGTTATAGACGTCTTTATTAAGCTCGAGCACGAAATCCGAGTCCGTTTTTTCGTCTGTTTCTCTGACCACCTTCACTTCCTCGATATCCTTGCCGTTTCTATTAATCACTCCACCCGAGTAAACAAGTCGCTTGAACCACCGGAAATCTCCATCTCCGAAACAGAGCGTTACCGCTGTTCCATGCCTGTTGGCACGTGCTGTTCTGCCAACTCTGTGAATGTATTCCTTGGTAGAAAGAGGGAGGTCGTAGTTTAAAACAAATTTGATCGATTCGATGTTCATTCCGCGCGCGATGAGATCGGTAGCAATCAAAATACCACCCTCCTCGTGGAACTTTTTGAGGATCTTTGCCCTCTCGTGGGATTTGAGACTATAATTGACGGACATTATGTTCAAATCCAGGCCCAGCTTTTCACTCAAAAGCGTAAGCAGACGAGCAAGTCTAATTGCCGACTCATTCGATTTGGTAAACACAAGTCCGTGAGAACTGTACTCTGGCTGCTCCAGGTAGCGGAGTAACACCATTGGCTTGAAAAAggccagcttctcgttgaCCCGCACAAATTTCTCGTCGAGATTTGGCGGAATCTGGTACAGTTCGTTCACCAACTGTTCTGcgttgttgatcaccaccaGTTTAGGCTTGAAAAGCTTAAGATGGAACAATTTTTCGGAATCTGTCGTCAAAGTCGCACTGAAAATCAGTTTACTGCATTTCACAGTATAGCTGTTGTAAAAgtcttctccttcaccgTATTTCTGGTCGTTCTCCAATTTGGTGATCAAAGTGTCGCACCAATTTTGAAACGACTGGTTCAGCAACCGATCTGCCTCATCAACCACCAAAAATCGGAGCTGTGAAAGGTCCATGCCGTTCAGCAGATGCTCAACTAGACGACCTGGTGTGGAAACAACTATGTCAGGCTTGATTGCTGCAAGTTTCTTCGCTTCTTCCTTAACACTCACGTCACTACGGAGCGCTAGAGCATTAATATCGAGGCCTTTTGTCAACTGCAATATGTTAGAGTAGACCTGTGTGATCAATGGCTTCGTTGGAACCAGAATTATGCATCTTAGTCGAGGAACAACTCGGCCAATTAAGCTTTGTACTATTGGAATCAGGTATGCTAGTGTCTTACCTGAACCTGTCGATGCGTTGACCAAGTAGTCGCCAAAAGGGGTCGGATCAATCTTATTGGCACTGatgtctttcaaaagagacTCTATCACGTTGATCTGCACGGAGAAGGCAGAAGTTATGCCAAACTTGGTCTCGAGGTTGAAAATTATCACTGGATCAAGTGCAGGCTCAAAATCCTTGAATGGCTTTGTTTGGGTAGTATTGTGATACTCAGGAGTGGAAAGCCAATTAAggtttttgttcttctgtTCCTGCGAATACAGAGACTTGTCTCGAGGCAACTTGGGCTGTGGAAGCGGTGCGACGTCTCTCTCTATCTCCATTGGTTCTGCCTCATCGATGTCTGGGTGTTTATCGGCAATTTTGTCCTGTAATTCCATGGTTCTGCTGTACCGTTCAAGCACAGACGAGTGAGGATCGGCCCCTTCATCTTCAAGAGGCCTTTTACGACTGACTGTGGACATGATTTTACTCGAATTTTTTAGGAATATTTTcattaaataaatttgtTTGTCtcacggctgtgcaaaaagGCTCTCTTAGGAGGAGCTTGTCACTGTCGTTGGAGACGGACCGTCTGTCTCGTGCT
The sequence above is a segment of the Ogataea parapolymorpha DL-1 chromosome I, whole genome shotgun sequence genome. Coding sequences within it:
- a CDS encoding putative membrane protein, with the protein product MSSATANVLATIGTILWCVQMIPQIIHNYKRKDTEGLNQWMVLLWCLCAPFFAIYFVSENSTIPIQLQPHLFGFFCLIVYLQVLYYPPVSRPKKDIILRGGLFVFFWVVLEVGFIIPLRMEYSKGVKWPLLIFGIIGSVLLAVGLLPPYYELSKRQGRVVGINFIFLATDLSGAVFSLASLAIGDIDVMGCILYSICACLEVGIFMSHAIWWLRFGRRRKPVDGDLTQVCTEEEKDFDAMEIPESLV
- a CDS encoding putative mitochondrial 37S ribosomal protein; this translates as MLRLFSGSLLKPGRFFSPFKSATPSIMSRISPLPTAFSQQRFVTINQINRGQEFITKKKRGSKAPDLQRNPIKKGVILRVMILKPKKPNSAQRKAARVRLTNGRVVSAYIPGIGHNAQEHSVVYVRGGRVQDLPGVKYHLIRGAMDLAGVANRKTARSKYGVKKPSKE
- a CDS encoding ATP-dependent RNA helicase DBP6, giving the protein MSTVSRKRPLEDEGADPHSSVLERYSRTMELQDKIADKHPDIDEAEPMEIERDVAPLPQPKLPRDKSLYSQEQKNKNLNWLSTPEYHNTTQTKPFKDFEPALDPVIIFNLETKFGITSAFSVQINVIESLLKDISANKIDPTPFGDYLVNASTGSGKTLAYLIPIVQSLIGRVVPRLRCIILVPTKPLITQVYSNILQLTKGLDINALALRSDVSVKEEAKKLAAIKPDIVVSTPGRLVEHLLNGMDLSQLRFLVVDEADRLLNQSFQNWCDTLITKLENDQKYGEGEDFYNSYTVKCSKLIFSATLTTDSEKLFHLKLFKPKLVVINNAEQLVNELYQIPPNLDEKFVRVNEKLAFFKPMVLLRYLEQPEYSSHGLVFTKSNESAIRLARLLTLLSEKLGLDLNIMSVNYSLKSHERAKILKKFHEEGGILIATDLIARGMNIESIKFVLNYDLPLSTKEYIHRVGRTARANRHGTAVTLCFGDGDFRWFKRLVYSGGVINRNGKDIEEVKVVRETDEKTDSDFVLELNKDVYNECLDELEKEIRNTR